The following coding sequences lie in one Paracidovorax avenae genomic window:
- a CDS encoding YdcF family protein: protein MRTATSAAAGARWRLPGAPLPLALAGAVLLADGLWLMALRQFNLGVALPAVCGGALLVLALRWEQAARWRRGHRGRTLAWRMAWCAVGLWMVSVAWFWAWLRGYGVPPAEVPPVQAIVVLGAGTLDGQPRPTLAARLDTAAELARRQPQALVAVCGGIDLGETESEAAIMARYLRERHGIAPGRIVQERESTSTELNIALSRPLLQARGVDATAPTAVVTSDFHLMRATRIARRQGLAVVVPVGAPTPITTRYNAWLREYFAMLSSWALREI, encoded by the coding sequence GTGAGGACGGCGACGTCCGCCGCCGCGGGGGCGCGATGGCGCCTGCCCGGGGCGCCCCTGCCGCTGGCGCTGGCCGGCGCGGTGCTGCTCGCCGATGGCCTGTGGCTCATGGCGCTGCGCCAGTTCAACCTGGGCGTGGCGCTGCCGGCGGTCTGCGGCGGCGCGCTGCTGGTGCTGGCGCTGCGCTGGGAGCAGGCGGCCCGCTGGCGCCGCGGGCACCGGGGCCGCACGCTGGCGTGGCGCATGGCCTGGTGCGCGGTCGGCCTGTGGATGGTGTCGGTGGCGTGGTTCTGGGCCTGGCTGCGCGGCTACGGCGTGCCGCCGGCCGAGGTGCCACCCGTGCAGGCGATCGTGGTGCTGGGCGCCGGCACGCTGGACGGGCAGCCGCGGCCCACGCTGGCCGCCCGCCTGGACACGGCCGCCGAGCTGGCGCGCCGGCAGCCGCAGGCGCTCGTCGCCGTGTGCGGCGGCATTGACCTGGGCGAGACCGAGAGCGAGGCCGCGATCATGGCCCGCTACCTGCGCGAGCGCCACGGCATCGCGCCGGGCCGGATCGTTCAGGAGCGCGAGAGCACCAGCACGGAGCTGAACATCGCGCTCAGCCGTCCGCTGCTGCAGGCGCGCGGGGTGGACGCGACAGCGCCCACGGCCGTCGTCACGAGCGACTTCCACCTCATGCGCGCCACGCGCATCGCGCGCCGCCAGGGGCTCGCCGTCGTGGTGCCGGTCGGTGCCCCGACGCCGATCACCACGCGCTACAACGCCTGGCTGCGCGAATACTTCGCCATGCTCAGCAGCTGGGCGCTGCGCGAGATCTGA
- a CDS encoding acetyl-CoA carboxylase biotin carboxylase subunit: protein MFTKILIANRGEIACRVIATARRMGIATVAVYSDADKDARHVRLADEAVHIGAAPSRESYLLADRIIAAAKQTGAQAIHPGYGFLSENEAFAQRCEDEGIAFIGPKAHSIAAMGDKIASKKLANEAKVNTIPGWNDAIESAERAVEIARDIGYPVMIKASAGGGGKGLRVAYNDKEALEGFTACQNEARNSFGDDRIFIEKFVQQPRHIEIQVLGDAHGNVIYLNERECSIQRRHQKVIEEAPSPFISDATRKAMGEQAVALAKAVKYHSAGTVEFVVGKDQDFYFLEMNTRLQVEHPVTECITGLDLVELMIRVAAGEALPLAQEDVKRDGWAIECRINAEDPFRNFLPSTGRLVRFQPPLESMFQADTEKKLGVRVDTGVYEGGEIPMFYDSMIAKLIVHGTDREDAIHKMRAALNGFVIRGISSNIPFQAALLAHPKFVSGQFNTGFIAEHYGQGFHAEDVPHDDPLFLVALAAYMHRRYRARASGISGQLSGHEVKVGEQFVVVVLGAGGEHVHHEVSVTDFQDPSGGSSVRVGGKDYQIGSAATLGQIRVQGQCNGVGFTAQVERGAGKNPLSLRIAHNGTQIEAMVLSPLGARLYRLMPYKAPPDLSRFLLSPMPGLLVDVAVQEGQKVQAGEKLAVIEAMKMENILFAAQDGVVGKVVATRGASLAVDDVILEFQ, encoded by the coding sequence ATGTTCACCAAAATCCTCATTGCCAACCGCGGCGAGATCGCCTGCCGCGTCATCGCCACCGCCCGCCGCATGGGCATCGCCACGGTGGCCGTGTATTCCGATGCCGACAAGGACGCCCGCCATGTGCGGCTGGCCGACGAGGCCGTGCACATCGGCGCTGCGCCTTCGCGCGAGTCCTACCTGCTGGCGGACCGCATCATCGCGGCCGCGAAGCAGACGGGCGCGCAGGCGATCCACCCGGGCTATGGCTTCCTGTCGGAGAACGAGGCCTTCGCGCAGCGCTGCGAGGACGAAGGCATCGCCTTCATCGGCCCGAAGGCGCATTCGATCGCGGCCATGGGCGACAAGATCGCGTCCAAGAAGCTGGCCAACGAGGCGAAGGTCAACACCATCCCGGGCTGGAACGACGCCATCGAGTCGGCCGAACGCGCGGTGGAGATCGCGCGCGACATCGGCTACCCGGTGATGATCAAGGCCTCGGCCGGCGGCGGCGGCAAGGGCCTGCGCGTGGCCTACAACGACAAGGAGGCGCTCGAAGGCTTCACCGCCTGCCAGAACGAGGCCCGCAACAGCTTCGGCGACGACCGCATCTTCATCGAAAAGTTCGTGCAGCAGCCGCGCCACATCGAGATCCAGGTGCTGGGCGACGCGCACGGCAACGTGATCTACCTGAACGAGCGCGAATGCTCGATCCAGCGGCGCCACCAGAAGGTGATCGAGGAGGCGCCGTCGCCCTTCATCAGCGATGCGACGCGCAAGGCCATGGGCGAGCAGGCCGTGGCGCTGGCGAAGGCCGTGAAGTACCATAGCGCCGGCACGGTGGAATTCGTGGTCGGCAAGGACCAGGATTTCTACTTCCTGGAAATGAACACCCGCCTGCAGGTGGAGCATCCGGTGACGGAGTGCATCACGGGGCTGGACCTGGTGGAACTGATGATCCGCGTGGCGGCCGGCGAGGCGCTGCCCCTGGCGCAGGAGGACGTGAAGCGCGACGGCTGGGCCATCGAATGCCGCATCAATGCCGAAGACCCGTTCCGCAACTTCCTGCCCTCCACCGGGAGGCTGGTGCGCTTCCAGCCGCCGCTGGAGAGCATGTTCCAGGCCGATACCGAGAAGAAGCTGGGCGTGCGCGTGGACACGGGCGTCTATGAAGGCGGCGAGATCCCGATGTTCTACGACTCGATGATCGCCAAGCTCATCGTGCACGGCACGGACCGGGAGGACGCGATCCACAAGATGCGCGCGGCGCTCAACGGCTTCGTGATCCGCGGCATCAGCAGCAACATCCCGTTCCAGGCGGCGCTGCTGGCGCATCCGAAGTTCGTGTCCGGGCAGTTCAACACGGGCTTCATCGCGGAGCACTACGGCCAGGGCTTCCATGCCGAGGACGTGCCGCACGACGATCCGCTCTTCCTGGTGGCGCTGGCCGCCTACATGCACCGCCGCTACCGCGCGCGCGCCAGCGGCATCAGCGGCCAGCTGTCGGGGCACGAGGTGAAGGTGGGCGAGCAGTTCGTGGTGGTGGTGCTGGGGGCCGGGGGCGAGCACGTGCACCACGAGGTGTCGGTGACCGACTTCCAGGATCCGTCCGGCGGCAGCAGCGTGCGCGTGGGCGGCAAGGACTACCAGATCGGCAGCGCCGCCACGCTGGGCCAGATCCGCGTGCAGGGCCAGTGCAACGGCGTGGGCTTTACCGCCCAGGTGGAGCGGGGCGCGGGCAAGAACCCGCTGTCGCTGCGCATCGCGCACAACGGCACCCAGATCGAGGCCATGGTGCTGTCGCCGCTCGGCGCGCGGCTGTACCGGCTCATGCCCTACAAGGCGCCGCCGGACCTGTCGCGCTTCCTGCTCTCGCCCATGCCCGGCCTGCTGGTGGACGTGGCGGTGCAGGAGGGCCAGAAAGTGCAGGCGGGCGAGAAGCTGGCGGTGATCGAGGCCATGAAGATGGAGAACATCCTGTTCGCTGCGCAGGATGGCGTGGTGGGCAAGGTGGTAGCCACCCGGGGCGCTTCGCTCGCCGTGGACGACGTCATCCTCGAGTTCCAGTGA
- a CDS encoding NYN domain-containing protein — MKTVWIVDGAYLFNYGKSRPFDYLKLKNEITRLNGGPIRESYYLNSVSDPATDAQNAFHSWIKTAPPHGPKFRVQLYKLKKMHMNCAACGHSSDRWVQKGVDVGIATLIIKLAAQNVYDRLILSAGDGDFEDAISYVKSELHKEVWVSGSATSLSPDLQSYSDNVLWMEDMSPAIDRTA, encoded by the coding sequence ATGAAGACTGTCTGGATCGTCGATGGTGCCTACCTCTTCAACTACGGCAAGAGCAGGCCCTTCGACTACCTCAAGCTGAAGAACGAGATCACCCGTCTGAACGGCGGGCCGATCCGCGAGAGCTACTACCTGAACTCCGTGAGCGACCCTGCCACGGATGCGCAGAACGCGTTCCATTCGTGGATCAAGACCGCACCTCCCCATGGGCCGAAGTTCCGGGTGCAGCTCTACAAGCTGAAGAAGATGCACATGAACTGCGCGGCATGCGGCCACTCGTCCGACCGGTGGGTCCAGAAGGGTGTGGACGTGGGCATCGCCACGCTGATCATCAAGCTGGCCGCGCAGAACGTGTACGACCGTCTGATCCTTTCCGCGGGAGACGGCGATTTCGAGGATGCGATCTCCTACGTGAAGTCCGAACTGCACAAGGAAGTGTGGGTGTCGGGCTCCGCGACCAGCCTGTCGCCCGATCTGCAGTCGTATTCGGACAACGTGCTCTGGATGGAGGACATGAGCCCGGCCATCGACCGCACCGCCTGA
- a CDS encoding acyl-CoA carboxylase subunit beta, translated as MQDILEQLEKKREQARQGGGAKRIEAQHKKGKLTARERIELLLDDGTFEEWDMFVEHRCTDFGMQDQKIPGDGVVTGYGMINGRLVFVFSQDFTVFGGALSEAHAEKICKIMDQAMKVGAPVIGLNDSGGARIQEGVASLGGYADVFQKNVMASGVIPQISMVMGPCAGGAVYSPAMTDFIFMVKDSSYMFVTGPEVVKTVTHEEVTAEELGGAVTHTTRSGVADMAFENDVEALMMLRRLYNYLPLNNREKPPVRRSTDPADRKDLSLDTLVPENPNKPYDMKELIAKTVDDGDFFELQPDYARNIVVGFGRMDGQVVGIVANQPLVLAGCLDIKSSIKAARFVRFCDAFNIPIVTYVDVPGFMPGTSQEYGGIIKHGAKLLYAYAEATVPKITVITRKAYGGAYDVMASKHLRGDVNLAWPNAEIAVMGAKGAVEIIFREDKNDPAKLAAREAEYKARFANPFVAGSRGFIDDVILPHETRKRICRSLVMLQNKKIENPWRKHGNIPL; from the coding sequence ATGCAAGACATCCTGGAACAGCTGGAGAAAAAGCGCGAGCAGGCCCGCCAGGGCGGCGGCGCGAAGCGCATCGAGGCGCAGCACAAGAAGGGCAAGCTCACCGCGCGCGAGCGCATCGAGCTGCTGCTGGACGACGGCACCTTCGAGGAATGGGACATGTTCGTCGAGCACCGCTGCACCGACTTCGGCATGCAGGACCAGAAGATCCCCGGCGACGGCGTGGTGACGGGCTACGGCATGATCAATGGCCGGCTGGTGTTCGTCTTCAGCCAGGACTTCACCGTGTTCGGCGGCGCGCTGTCGGAGGCGCATGCCGAGAAGATCTGCAAGATCATGGACCAGGCCATGAAGGTCGGCGCCCCGGTGATCGGCCTGAACGATTCGGGCGGCGCGCGCATCCAGGAAGGCGTGGCGTCCCTGGGCGGCTATGCGGACGTGTTCCAGAAGAACGTGATGGCCTCGGGCGTGATCCCGCAGATCAGCATGGTGATGGGCCCCTGCGCGGGCGGCGCCGTCTATTCGCCCGCCATGACGGACTTCATCTTCATGGTGAAGGATTCGAGCTACATGTTCGTCACCGGGCCCGAGGTGGTGAAGACCGTGACGCACGAAGAGGTCACGGCGGAGGAACTGGGCGGCGCCGTCACCCACACCACGCGCAGCGGCGTGGCCGACATGGCTTTCGAGAACGACGTGGAGGCGCTCATGATGCTGCGGCGCCTGTACAACTACCTGCCGCTCAACAACCGCGAGAAGCCCCCGGTGCGCAGGAGCACCGACCCGGCCGACCGCAAGGACCTGAGCCTGGACACCCTGGTGCCCGAGAACCCCAACAAGCCCTACGACATGAAGGAGCTGATCGCCAAGACGGTGGACGACGGCGACTTCTTCGAACTGCAGCCCGACTATGCGCGCAACATCGTCGTGGGCTTCGGTCGCATGGACGGCCAGGTGGTGGGCATCGTGGCGAACCAGCCGCTGGTGCTGGCGGGCTGCCTCGACATCAAGTCCAGCATCAAGGCCGCGCGCTTCGTGCGCTTCTGCGATGCCTTCAACATCCCCATCGTGACCTACGTGGACGTGCCCGGCTTCATGCCCGGCACCAGCCAGGAATACGGCGGCATCATCAAGCACGGCGCCAAGCTGCTGTACGCGTATGCCGAGGCCACCGTGCCCAAGATCACCGTGATCACGCGCAAGGCCTATGGCGGTGCCTACGACGTGATGGCCTCCAAGCACCTGCGCGGCGACGTGAACCTGGCCTGGCCCAACGCGGAGATCGCCGTGATGGGCGCCAAGGGCGCCGTGGAGATCATCTTCCGCGAGGACAAGAACGACCCCGCCAAGCTGGCCGCGCGCGAGGCCGAGTACAAGGCCCGCTTCGCCAACCCCTTCGTGGCGGGCAGCCGGGGCTTCATCGACGACGTGATCCTGCCGCACGAGACGCGAAAGCGCATCTGCCGCAGCCTGGTGATGCTGCAGAACAAGAAGATCGAGAACCCGTGGCGCAAGCACGGCAACATTCCGCTGTGA
- the meaB gene encoding methylmalonyl Co-A mutase-associated GTPase MeaB, producing the protein MNAPPHPLLAGITGAAGPVQRRAIAKAITLLESTRADHRAQGDALLTALLPHTGKAFRLGLSGVPGVGKSTFIEALGLHLIAQGHRVAVLTIDPSSSVSGGSILGDKTRMERLSVHEQAYIRPSPSSGTLGGVAEKTREAMLVCEAAGYDIVIVETVGVGQSETAVSGMTDMFVLMQLPNAGDDLQAIKKGVMEIADLVAINKADIDAHAATRAEAQITSSLRLFGQHAHPGHARHDTALWHPRVLQISALQGRGVDAFWAAVEDYRRVQSANGHLAARRRQQAQAWMWERIDAGLKQAFRMQPQVQAMLPGLREDVLAGRIAASTAARSLLQAGGFAPP; encoded by the coding sequence ATGAATGCGCCCCCCCATCCCCTCCTGGCCGGCATCACCGGCGCGGCCGGCCCCGTGCAGCGCCGTGCCATCGCCAAAGCCATCACGCTGCTCGAATCCACGCGCGCCGACCACCGCGCGCAGGGCGACGCACTGCTCACCGCGCTGCTGCCGCACACCGGCAAGGCCTTCCGCCTGGGCCTGAGCGGCGTGCCCGGCGTGGGCAAGTCCACCTTCATCGAGGCGCTGGGCCTGCACCTGATCGCGCAGGGCCACCGCGTGGCGGTGCTGACCATCGACCCGTCCTCCAGCGTGTCGGGCGGCTCCATCCTGGGGGACAAGACACGCATGGAGCGCCTGTCGGTGCACGAGCAGGCCTACATCCGCCCGAGCCCTTCCAGCGGCACGCTGGGCGGCGTGGCGGAGAAGACGCGCGAGGCCATGCTGGTCTGCGAGGCGGCCGGCTACGACATCGTGATCGTGGAGACGGTGGGCGTGGGCCAGAGCGAGACCGCCGTGTCGGGCATGACGGACATGTTCGTGCTGATGCAGCTGCCCAATGCCGGCGACGACCTGCAGGCCATCAAGAAGGGCGTGATGGAGATCGCGGACCTGGTGGCGATCAACAAGGCCGACATCGATGCCCATGCCGCCACGCGCGCAGAGGCGCAGATCACCTCCAGCCTGCGGCTGTTCGGCCAGCACGCCCACCCCGGGCATGCGCGGCACGACACGGCGCTGTGGCATCCGCGCGTGCTGCAGATCAGCGCGCTGCAGGGCCGCGGCGTGGACGCCTTCTGGGCGGCGGTGGAGGACTACCGGCGCGTGCAGTCGGCCAACGGGCATCTCGCGGCGCGGCGCCGGCAGCAGGCGCAGGCCTGGATGTGGGAGCGCATCGATGCCGGCCTGAAGCAGGCGTTTCGCATGCAGCCGCAGGTGCAGGCGATGCTGCCTGGCCTGCGCGAGGACGTGCTCGCCGGGCGCATCGCGGCGTCGACGGCGGCCCGCAGCCTGCTGCAGGCGGGCGGCTTCGCGCCCCCCTGA
- a CDS encoding GNAT family N-acetyltransferase — protein sequence MAELRAEALRESLERLGRFDPVRVRERLRDAFVPEGMRHIVRDGERIGYLTLLPRAADGTLRLHHLYLRPGAQNAGAGSWAMAWVQAQARARGCDVTLCALKGSDANRFYLRHGFRQVAEEPFDLEYRWSPSWDDTAPGARP from the coding sequence ATGGCCGAGCTGCGGGCCGAGGCCCTGCGCGAGAGCCTGGAGCGCCTGGGCCGCTTCGATCCGGTGCGCGTGCGGGAACGGCTGCGCGATGCCTTCGTGCCTGAAGGCATGCGCCACATCGTGCGGGACGGCGAGCGCATCGGCTACCTCACGCTGCTGCCGCGCGCGGCCGACGGCACGCTGCGGTTGCACCATCTCTATCTGCGCCCTGGCGCGCAGAACGCGGGCGCCGGCAGCTGGGCCATGGCCTGGGTGCAGGCACAGGCCCGTGCGCGCGGCTGCGACGTGACGCTGTGCGCGCTCAAGGGCAGCGACGCCAACCGCTTCTACCTGCGCCACGGCTTCCGGCAGGTGGCCGAGGAGCCTTTCGACCTGGAGTACCGCTGGAGCCCGTCGTGGGACGACACGGCGCCGGGAGCGCGGCCATGA
- the scpA gene encoding methylmalonyl-CoA mutase, translating to MSSSQTPPPEFQPADLAAWAKAAAKSAPGGDVSALNWVTPDGITVKPLYTAEDVAGLPHANTLPGFEPYVRGPQATMYAVRPWTIRQYAGFSTAEESNAFYRKALAAGGQGVSVAFDLATHRGYDSDHPRVTGDVGKAGVAIDSVEDMKILFDGIPLDKVSVSMTMNGAVLPVLAGYVVAAEEQGVRQDQLSGTIQNDILKEFMVRNTYIYPPKPSMRIIGDIIGYTARNMPKFNSISISGYHMQEAGANQALELAFTLADGKEYVKTAIASGLDVDEFAGRLSFFWAIGMNFYLEVAKMRAARLLWCRIMKGTGAKNPKSLMLRTHCQTSGWSLTEQDPYNNVVRTTIEAMAAVFGGTQSLHTNSFDEAIALPTEFSARIARNTQLIIQEETHITNVIDPWAGSYMMEKLTQDMADAAWKIIEEVEAMGGMTAAVDSGWAKLKIEAAAAEKQARIDSGKDVIVGVNKYRLAKEDPVDILQIDNMKVRDGQIARLERIRATRDGAAVQQALDALTAAAESGTGNLLELSIQAIRLRATVGEVSDALEKVFGRHRADTQKVTGVYAAAYDSAEGWEKLKGEIDAFAEIEGRRPRVMIAKLGQDGHDRGAKVVATAFADLGFDVDMGPLFQTPEECARQAIENDVHAVGVSTLAAGHKTLVPAIIQALKDQGADDIIVFVGGVIPQQDYDFLYDSGVKGIYGPGTPIPASAKDVLEQIRKAVAA from the coding sequence ATGAGCAGCAGCCAGACGCCCCCGCCCGAATTCCAGCCCGCCGATCTCGCCGCCTGGGCGAAGGCGGCGGCCAAGTCCGCACCGGGCGGCGATGTCTCCGCGCTGAACTGGGTCACGCCGGACGGGATCACCGTCAAGCCGCTCTACACGGCGGAGGACGTGGCGGGCCTGCCGCACGCCAATACCCTGCCGGGCTTCGAACCCTACGTGCGCGGTCCCCAGGCCACCATGTATGCGGTGCGGCCCTGGACGATCCGGCAATACGCGGGCTTTTCCACGGCGGAGGAGTCGAACGCTTTCTACCGCAAGGCGCTGGCGGCAGGCGGGCAGGGCGTCTCGGTGGCGTTCGACCTCGCCACCCACCGCGGCTACGACAGCGACCATCCGCGCGTGACCGGCGACGTGGGCAAGGCGGGCGTGGCCATCGACAGCGTGGAGGACATGAAGATCCTCTTCGACGGCATTCCGCTCGACAAGGTGAGCGTTTCCATGACGATGAACGGCGCCGTGCTGCCCGTGCTGGCCGGCTACGTGGTCGCCGCGGAAGAGCAGGGCGTGCGGCAGGACCAGCTCTCCGGGACCATCCAGAACGACATCCTCAAGGAGTTCATGGTCCGCAACACGTACATCTACCCGCCCAAGCCTTCGATGCGCATCATCGGCGACATCATCGGCTACACGGCGCGGAACATGCCGAAGTTCAACTCCATCTCCATCAGCGGCTACCACATGCAGGAGGCGGGCGCCAACCAGGCGCTGGAGCTGGCGTTCACGCTGGCCGACGGCAAGGAGTACGTGAAGACTGCGATCGCCTCGGGGCTGGACGTGGACGAGTTCGCGGGGCGGCTGTCGTTCTTCTGGGCGATCGGCATGAACTTCTACCTGGAGGTGGCCAAGATGCGCGCCGCGCGCCTGCTGTGGTGCCGCATCATGAAGGGCACGGGCGCGAAGAACCCCAAGAGCCTGATGCTGCGCACGCACTGCCAGACTTCCGGCTGGTCGCTCACCGAGCAGGACCCCTACAACAACGTGGTGCGCACCACCATCGAGGCCATGGCGGCCGTGTTCGGCGGAACGCAGAGCCTGCACACCAACAGCTTCGACGAGGCCATCGCGCTGCCCACCGAGTTCTCGGCCCGCATCGCGCGCAACACGCAGCTCATCATCCAGGAAGAGACGCACATCACCAACGTGATCGATCCCTGGGCCGGCAGCTACATGATGGAAAAGCTCACCCAGGACATGGCCGACGCCGCCTGGAAGATCATCGAGGAGGTCGAGGCCATGGGCGGCATGACCGCCGCGGTGGATTCGGGCTGGGCCAAGCTCAAGATCGAGGCGGCCGCTGCGGAGAAGCAGGCGCGCATCGATTCGGGCAAGGACGTGATCGTTGGAGTGAACAAGTACCGCCTGGCCAAGGAAGACCCGGTGGACATCCTGCAGATCGACAACATGAAGGTGCGCGACGGCCAGATCGCGCGGCTCGAACGCATCCGCGCCACGCGCGACGGTGCCGCCGTGCAGCAGGCGCTGGACGCCCTGACCGCGGCCGCGGAATCGGGCACCGGCAACCTGCTGGAGCTGTCCATCCAGGCGATCCGCCTGCGCGCCACGGTGGGCGAGGTGAGCGATGCGCTGGAGAAGGTGTTCGGGCGCCACCGTGCCGACACGCAGAAGGTGACCGGTGTCTATGCCGCCGCCTACGATTCGGCCGAGGGCTGGGAAAAGCTCAAGGGCGAGATCGACGCCTTCGCGGAAATCGAGGGCCGCCGCCCGCGCGTGATGATCGCCAAGCTGGGCCAGGACGGCCACGACCGCGGCGCCAAGGTGGTGGCCACGGCCTTCGCCGACCTGGGGTTCGACGTGGACATGGGGCCGCTCTTCCAGACGCCCGAGGAATGCGCTCGCCAGGCCATCGAGAACGACGTGCACGCCGTGGGCGTCTCCACGCTCGCGGCCGGCCACAAGACGCTGGTGCCCGCCATCATCCAGGCGCTCAAGGACCAGGGCGCCGACGACATCATCGTGTTCGTGGGCGGCGTGATCCCGCAGCAGGACTACGACTTCCTCTACGACTCGGGCGTGAAGGGCATCTACGGCCCGGGCACGCCGATCCCGGCGAGCGCGAAAGACGTGCTGGAGCAGATCCGCAAGGCCGTGGCCGCCTGA
- a CDS encoding GntR family transcriptional regulator has product MSTASLTPRALYEEVAEQLRQRIFRRELQPGSWIDELKIAEEFGISRTPLREALKVLAAEGLVTMKVRRGAYVTEVSDKDLRDVYHLLALLESDAARVVAQSATDAQLRELEALHAELAACVDDRDRFFGVNERFHMRLLELADNRWRNQMVADLRKVMKLNRHNSLLRQGRIEESLREHADILGALQARNGERAAAAMLDHFSQGLQAAA; this is encoded by the coding sequence ATGTCCACCGCCTCGCTCACCCCACGCGCCCTCTACGAAGAGGTGGCGGAGCAATTGCGCCAGCGCATCTTCCGGCGCGAGCTGCAGCCGGGCAGCTGGATCGACGAACTGAAGATCGCCGAGGAATTCGGCATCAGCCGCACCCCGCTTCGCGAAGCGCTGAAGGTGCTCGCGGCCGAGGGGCTGGTGACGATGAAAGTGCGCCGGGGGGCCTATGTGACCGAAGTGTCGGACAAGGACCTGCGCGACGTCTATCACCTGCTGGCCCTGCTGGAGAGCGACGCCGCCCGCGTGGTCGCTCAAAGCGCCACGGATGCGCAGTTGCGCGAGCTGGAGGCGCTGCACGCCGAGCTGGCCGCGTGCGTGGATGACCGGGACCGCTTCTTCGGCGTGAACGAGCGGTTCCACATGCGGCTGCTCGAGCTGGCGGACAACCGCTGGCGCAACCAGATGGTCGCCGACCTGCGCAAGGTCATGAAACTCAACCGCCACAACTCCCTGCTGCGCCAGGGCCGCATCGAAGAGTCGCTGCGTGAGCACGCGGACATCCTGGGCGCCCTGCAGGCCCGGAACGGGGAACGCGCCGCGGCCGCGATGCTGGACCATTTCAGCCAGGGACTGCAGGCCGCGGCCTGA